In Anopheles gambiae chromosome 2, idAnoGambNW_F1_1, whole genome shotgun sequence, a single window of DNA contains:
- the LOC3290502 gene encoding mitochondrial inner membrane protease subunit 1, translating into MYKFLSKALGICGYIVQYGCITHCTFEYLGDFVVCVGPSMEPTLMTNNVLITDRITPRLAKLQRGDIIITKSPTKPVQHVCKRIIGMPGDRIMTRASFNLNPLSNTYTIYTSVLANDSGSELELDADGHLPRAKAQQHYEAMVKLREKVDYVSHSVEEAQAKQQQQDGTGRVAMSGEGRGVDILPEEDSHPEPRTSIVIVPRGHLWIEGDNVQNSSDSRNYGPVPIGLVKSRAVCRLWPLSEFKLFI; encoded by the exons atgtataaatttctTTCCAAAGCACTCGGCATCTGTGGATACATCGTGCAGTATGGCTGCATTACCCACTGCACCTTCGAGTACCTGGGCGATTTCGTTGTG TGCGTTGGCCCCTCGATGGAACCGACTCTGATGACGAACAACGTGCTGATAACTGACCGCATTACCCCACGCCTCGCCAAACTGCAGCGAGGCGATATTATCATCACCAAAAGCCCCACCAAACCGGTGCAGCACGTGTGCAAGCGCATCATCGGCATGCCGGGCGATCGGATCATGACACGGGCATCGTTCAACCTGAACCCGCTCTCGAACACCTACACCATCTACACCTCGGTGCTTGCGAACGACAGTGGCAGCGAGCTGGAGCTGGACGCAGATGGACACCTGCCGAGGGCGAAAGCGCAACAGCACTACGAGGCGATGGTCAAGCTGCGGGAAAAGGTTGACTACGTTAGCCACTCGGTGGAGGAAGCGCaagcgaagcagcagcagcaggacggTACGGGACGCGTGGCCATGAGCGGTGAAGGACGAGGGGTGGATATACTGCCGGAGGAGGACAGCCATCCGGAACCGAGAACGAGCATTGTTATTGTGCCGCGGGGACACTTGTGGATCGAGGGCGACAATGTGCAGAATAGTTCCGACTCGCGCAACTACGGCCCGGTGCCGATTGGGCTGGTAAAGAGCCGAGCCGTCTGCCGTCTGTGGCCTTTGAGCGAGTTTAAGCTGTTTAtttga